The proteins below come from a single uncultured Carboxylicivirga sp. genomic window:
- the lpdA gene encoding dihydrolipoyl dehydrogenase, translating to MNYDLIVIGSGPGGYVAAIRASQLGLKVAVVERSELGGICLNWGCIPTKSLLKSASVFEYLQHAQDYGVTIEGEAKADFAAMVQRSRGVAEGMSGGIQYLFKKNKIEIIKGTAKLLGNKKVEVTTESGEKQEYQANHILLATGARSRQLPNLPQDGEKVIGYRKALVLDKQPESMIVVGSGAIGSEFAYFYNTIGTKVTLVEYMPNIVPVEDEEVSKQLARSFKKAGINVMTGAEVTKVDTSGDKVKVVIKTKKGEEEQEADIVLSAVGITPNLENLGLEEVGVAIENGKVKVDEFYRTSVEGIYAIGDIVPGQALAHVASAEGIICVEKIAGEKAEPLNYGNIPGCTYTVPEVASVGMTEKAAKEAGYELKVGKFPFSASGKASAAGHKDGFVKLIFDAKYGELLGAHLIGANVTEMIAELVTARKLETTGHEIIKAVHPHPTMSEAIMEAAAAAYGEVIHI from the coding sequence ATGAATTACGATCTTATTGTCATCGGTAGTGGTCCGGGTGGTTATGTAGCAGCAATCAGAGCTTCGCAGTTAGGTTTAAAAGTAGCGGTTGTTGAACGTTCTGAGTTAGGCGGTATTTGCCTGAACTGGGGATGTATTCCTACAAAATCATTATTGAAAAGCGCAAGTGTTTTTGAATACTTGCAACATGCACAGGATTACGGTGTGACAATCGAAGGTGAAGCAAAAGCTGATTTTGCCGCTATGGTACAACGTAGTCGTGGAGTAGCTGAAGGAATGAGTGGTGGTATTCAGTACTTATTCAAGAAAAATAAAATTGAAATAATTAAAGGTACAGCTAAGTTACTTGGCAATAAAAAGGTGGAAGTCACAACTGAATCTGGCGAAAAGCAAGAATATCAGGCAAATCACATTTTATTAGCAACAGGAGCTCGCAGTCGTCAATTACCTAATTTGCCTCAGGATGGCGAAAAAGTAATTGGATACCGTAAAGCATTGGTCTTGGATAAACAGCCCGAATCGATGATTGTAGTTGGATCGGGTGCTATTGGTAGCGAATTTGCTTATTTCTATAATACGATTGGTACAAAGGTTACATTGGTTGAATACATGCCAAATATTGTACCTGTAGAGGATGAAGAAGTGTCGAAACAACTGGCTCGTTCATTCAAAAAAGCCGGAATTAATGTAATGACCGGTGCAGAGGTAACTAAAGTGGATACTTCAGGAGATAAAGTAAAAGTGGTTATCAAAACCAAAAAAGGAGAAGAAGAACAAGAAGCTGATATTGTACTTTCTGCCGTAGGTATTACTCCAAATTTAGAGAATTTAGGGTTGGAAGAAGTTGGAGTTGCCATTGAAAATGGGAAAGTGAAGGTTGATGAATTCTATCGTACTTCAGTTGAAGGAATTTATGCAATTGGTGATATCGTTCCAGGACAAGCATTGGCACATGTTGCTTCGGCTGAAGGTATTATCTGTGTTGAAAAAATTGCAGGTGAGAAGGCCGAGCCATTGAATTATGGAAATATCCCGGGGTGTACTTATACCGTTCCAGAAGTAGCATCAGTGGGTATGACTGAAAAAGCTGCGAAAGAAGCCGGATATGAACTTAAAGTGGGAAAATTTCCATTTTCTGCATCTGGTAAGGCAAGTGCTGCCGGACATAAAGATGGCTTCGTAAAATTGATCTTTGATGCTAAATACGGCGAGTTATTGGGAGCTCACTTAATTGGAGCAAACGTAACAGAAATGATTGCCGAGTTGGTAACTGCACGTAAGCTGGAAACAACCGGTCATGAGATTATTAAAGCGGTTCATCCACATCCAACCATGTCAGAAGCTATCATGGAAGCTGCTGCAGCCGCATACGGAGAAGTAATTCATATCTAA
- a CDS encoding TlpA disulfide reductase family protein translates to MNKILFGLAALTILLSGCNTKPTFTLKGKLEGDTDKALLVGVVDKEGYHTIDTLTLKDGVVNYTVSLDQPVLMILGLDGSRARNVFFADNVDYTIEGTVTDLKGATVKGGQAFDDYAKIKKLDDEFNVLLQDLRIAYNEASQAGDEAKMKEIDETYDAAFDKNSDDKMAFVTENPSSPVAAYVVYDSYRHQPLEDIKEAIAKLNEAIKASPYYQMISERADKLETVAIGKVAPDFTLNDKEGNPFSLSSLKGKYVLIDFWASWCGPCRRENPNVVKLYNEFKDKGFDILGVSLDEKKDAWEKAIEDDQLTWNHVSDLKGWKNEAAQLYGVSSIPHTVLLDPEGKIIAKNLRGEELHAKISELLK, encoded by the coding sequence ATGAATAAAATTCTATTTGGATTAGCTGCACTTACTATTTTATTGAGTGGCTGTAATACAAAACCTACATTTACTTTAAAAGGAAAATTAGAAGGAGATACCGATAAAGCTTTATTGGTAGGTGTGGTTGATAAAGAAGGATATCATACTATTGATACACTTACCTTGAAAGATGGTGTTGTTAATTACACTGTTTCGCTAGATCAGCCTGTTTTGATGATCCTTGGTTTAGATGGAAGTCGTGCGCGAAATGTATTTTTTGCTGATAATGTTGATTATACAATTGAAGGAACAGTTACCGATTTAAAAGGAGCTACTGTTAAAGGTGGACAAGCTTTTGATGATTATGCAAAAATCAAAAAGCTTGATGACGAATTCAATGTGTTATTGCAGGATTTAAGAATTGCTTATAACGAAGCTTCACAAGCTGGTGATGAGGCTAAAATGAAGGAAATTGATGAAACATATGATGCCGCTTTTGATAAGAATTCAGATGATAAAATGGCTTTTGTTACAGAAAATCCTTCTTCACCCGTAGCTGCTTACGTAGTTTATGATTCTTATCGCCATCAGCCTTTAGAAGATATTAAGGAAGCTATAGCTAAACTTAACGAGGCTATAAAAGCTTCTCCTTATTACCAAATGATAAGCGAAAGAGCTGATAAGTTAGAAACGGTGGCCATTGGTAAAGTGGCTCCTGATTTTACTTTGAATGATAAAGAAGGTAATCCATTTTCTTTATCATCATTAAAAGGTAAGTATGTGCTAATCGACTTTTGGGCAAGCTGGTGTGGCCCTTGTCGTCGTGAGAATCCAAATGTTGTTAAACTATATAATGAGTTTAAGGATAAAGGATTCGATATATTGGGGGTATCGCTTGACGAGAAAAAAGATGCATGGGAAAAAGCTATCGAAGATGATCAATTAACTTGGAATCATGTTTCTGATTTAAAAGGTTGGAAAAATGAGGCTGCTCAGTTGTATGGTGTATCAAGTATACCTCATACCGTGTTGTTGGATCCGGAAGGTAAAATAATAGCAAAAAATCTTAGAGGTGAAGAATTACATGCTAAGATTTCAGAACTATTGAAATAA
- the meaB gene encoding methylmalonyl Co-A mutase-associated GTPase MeaB: protein MSTVDDHHHHIENDPNYKGLKVNKGVESVPSVNPDAAKRFLKKRKPRLSVDEYVKGIREGNVTILSQAVTMVESSKPDHQEIAQQIIERCLPFSGNSIRLGITGVPGAGKSTFIESMGMHIIRNGGKLAVLAIDPSSERSKGSILGDKTRMEKLSAEDKAYIRPSPSAGSLGGVARKTRETIILCEAAGFDTIFIETVGVGQSETAVHSMVDFFLLLMLAGAGDELQGIKRGIMEMADAITINKADGSNKERAQLAKAEYRSALHLFPPTKSGWTPEVKTCSALYHQGIPEIWDMVQEYIELTRNNNYFEANRRSQAKYWMYESINEQLKNHFYQHSEIKSGLEINEKLVLNDEKSSFMAAKDLLDTYFKNIK, encoded by the coding sequence ATGTCAACAGTAGACGACCATCATCATCATATTGAGAACGATCCTAACTATAAAGGTTTAAAAGTAAATAAGGGTGTAGAATCGGTCCCTTCGGTCAACCCGGATGCAGCTAAACGATTTTTGAAAAAACGTAAACCTCGTTTAAGTGTTGATGAATATGTGAAGGGAATTAGAGAAGGCAATGTAACGATATTGAGCCAGGCAGTAACTATGGTTGAAAGTTCGAAACCCGACCATCAGGAGATAGCTCAGCAAATAATTGAGAGATGCTTGCCTTTTTCCGGAAACAGTATCCGATTAGGAATAACAGGAGTGCCTGGTGCTGGTAAAAGTACATTTATTGAGTCGATGGGGATGCATATCATTCGCAATGGAGGTAAATTAGCAGTATTGGCAATAGATCCTTCAAGTGAACGTTCTAAAGGTAGTATCCTTGGTGATAAAACCCGAATGGAGAAATTATCTGCAGAAGATAAAGCATACATTCGCCCTTCTCCTTCGGCAGGATCACTTGGAGGTGTTGCTCGTAAAACCCGCGAAACAATAATATTGTGTGAGGCAGCCGGATTTGATACTATTTTTATCGAGACAGTGGGAGTTGGACAATCTGAAACAGCTGTGCATTCAATGGTTGATTTCTTTTTATTGTTGATGTTAGCTGGAGCAGGAGATGAGTTACAGGGAATCAAACGTGGAATAATGGAAATGGCTGATGCGATTACCATTAATAAAGCCGATGGTTCAAATAAAGAAAGAGCTCAATTGGCGAAAGCAGAATATAGAAGTGCTTTGCATTTGTTTCCACCAACAAAATCGGGTTGGACACCAGAAGTTAAAACTTGTTCGGCATTATACCATCAGGGTATACCTGAGATTTGGGATATGGTTCAGGAGTATATCGAATTAACCCGAAATAACAATTATTTTGAAGCAAATCGCAGGTCGCAAGCCAAATACTGGATGTACGAAAGTATTAACGAGCAGCTTAAAAATCACTTTTATCAGCATAGCGAAATAAAAAGTGGTTTGGAGATTAACGAAAAGTTGGTTTTGAACGATGAAAAGAGTTCCTTTATGGCTGCCAAAGATTTGTTGGATACCTATTTTAAAAATATTAAGTAA
- a CDS encoding cation diffusion facilitator family transporter — MGEHHHHHTDLKGRSLIITILLNVAITLVQVVGAAVSNSLSLLSDALHNFSDVMALVISYVANKLSKKKYTQDKSFGYKRAEIMAAFINAATLLTISFYLIVESVGRIINSDEVTVNGTVVAILAGFSIVANGLSVLLVKKHAHHNMNMRSAYLHLFSDMLSSIAVLIGGLAIRFWNIFWVDALLSVMIAFYLIISSWKLFVGALKVLMQFAPSGVDLKKIVSFINEVEQIDNIHHVHLWQLNDEEIHLEGHLDFKDDISISEANKIILYLSKELQQRFHISHCTLQPEYGVCDDKRLITHGKHSGC; from the coding sequence ATGGGAGAACATCATCATCATCATACCGATTTAAAAGGACGAAGTTTAATAATTACCATCCTTCTTAACGTTGCTATCACACTGGTACAGGTTGTTGGAGCCGCAGTTAGTAACAGTTTATCGTTATTAAGCGATGCACTGCATAACTTTTCGGATGTAATGGCTTTGGTAATAAGTTATGTAGCCAATAAATTATCCAAGAAAAAATATACACAAGATAAATCATTTGGATATAAACGAGCAGAAATAATGGCGGCCTTTATAAATGCTGCGACTTTATTAACCATTTCGTTTTATTTAATTGTTGAATCGGTTGGCAGGATAATAAACTCCGATGAGGTCACTGTTAATGGAACTGTTGTTGCCATCCTTGCCGGATTTAGTATTGTGGCCAACGGACTTAGTGTTCTTTTGGTAAAAAAGCATGCTCATCATAATATGAATATGCGATCGGCGTATTTGCATTTATTCTCTGATATGCTTTCATCGATTGCGGTGTTGATTGGTGGTTTGGCCATTCGTTTTTGGAATATATTTTGGGTTGATGCGCTATTATCGGTAATGATTGCTTTTTATCTGATTATTAGCTCGTGGAAGCTGTTTGTGGGCGCACTTAAGGTTCTTATGCAGTTTGCTCCATCAGGAGTTGACCTTAAAAAGATTGTATCATTTATAAATGAAGTAGAACAAATAGACAATATACATCATGTTCATTTATGGCAGCTAAATGATGAAGAAATTCATCTGGAAGGTCATCTTGATTTTAAAGATGATATTTCAATATCGGAGGCAAATAAAATAATTTTGTACTTGAGTAAAGAGTTGCAACAACGGTTTCATATTAGTCATTGTACGTTACAGCCAGAGTATGGTGTTTGTGATGATAAGAGATTAATTACCCATGGCAAACATTCGGGGTGTTGA
- a CDS encoding 4Fe-4S binding protein, with amino-acid sequence MAYVINDDCIACGTCIDECPVDAIAEGDIYKIDADACTDCGTCADVCPTEAIHPA; translated from the coding sequence ATGGCCTACGTAATTAACGACGATTGTATTGCTTGCGGTACTTGTATTGATGAATGTCCAGTAGATGCTATTGCAGAAGGTGATATCTATAAAATTGATGCCGATGCTTGTACTGACTGTGGTACATGTGCAGATGTTTGCCCTACTGAAGCAATTCATCCAGCGTAA
- a CDS encoding nitrilase-related carbon-nitrogen hydrolase, producing MIKVGLVQFAPKLGDVTANISHVREIIDSKKRCNLYVLPELANSGYRFKNRDEAILYSERTTDSPFIKALFSIAEEKQAYIVAGFCERSGDKLYNSSVLLGPVGLIGIYRKLHLFLDEKDIFEAGNLGLPVFDTPIGKIGMQICFDWMFPETWRVLAMKGAELVAHPSNLVLPYCQSVVASYALLNRYFIATTNRVGKERDLTFTGQSVLVSPQGETLLHGADQQVKLLKKEIDLSEAHNKNITARNHAFNDRRTDVYGDLKMKND from the coding sequence ATGATAAAAGTTGGTTTGGTTCAGTTTGCTCCAAAATTAGGGGATGTAACAGCCAATATTAGTCACGTACGAGAAATAATTGATTCGAAAAAGAGGTGCAACCTATATGTTTTGCCCGAATTAGCCAATTCTGGTTATCGGTTTAAAAACCGGGACGAAGCAATTCTTTATTCCGAAAGAACTACCGATAGCCCTTTTATTAAAGCGTTATTTTCCATTGCTGAAGAGAAACAGGCCTATATCGTAGCTGGTTTTTGCGAGCGATCGGGTGATAAGTTGTATAACTCATCTGTGTTATTAGGTCCAGTTGGATTAATTGGGATTTATCGAAAATTACATCTGTTTCTAGATGAGAAAGATATTTTTGAGGCAGGCAATTTAGGTTTGCCTGTTTTTGATACTCCTATTGGGAAAATTGGCATGCAAATCTGTTTCGATTGGATGTTTCCTGAAACGTGGCGTGTATTAGCCATGAAAGGAGCTGAATTAGTTGCGCACCCATCTAACCTGGTTTTACCTTATTGTCAGAGTGTGGTTGCTTCGTATGCACTGTTAAATAGATATTTTATAGCAACAACCAATCGGGTCGGAAAAGAACGAGACCTTACTTTTACCGGACAATCAGTTCTTGTGTCTCCCCAAGGCGAAACCCTTTTGCATGGAGCCGATCAACAAGTTAAATTGTTGAAAAAAGAAATTGACTTATCAGAAGCTCATAATAAAAACATTACAGCACGTAATCATGCATTCAACGACAGGAGAACTGATGTGTATGGTGATTTAAAAATGAAAAATGATTGA
- a CDS encoding M20 family metallopeptidase, which produces MKTKIQSLTQHYINDIIAIRRHLHSNPELSFEEHKTSAYIKNQLVKMNIPFQDGFVKTGILGRIEGKNPGKRTIALRADMDALPIQESTELEFTSRNEGIMHACGHDAHTAALLGAAMILKDLKNEFEGTILLIFQPAEEVFPGGAKLMMEEGLFNDYEPEVIIGQHVLPSMQTGHAGFKSGMYMASGDEVYLTIKGKGGHAAMPHALTDNVLIASHIIVALQQIVSRIVPAKIPTVLSFGKVIANGATNIIPEKVEIAGTLRTMNEEWRAIIKEKIREIAQSTAQCMGAQCEVDIKDGYPVVHNTEDITQQAIEFSNEYLGKENTELMDIRMTAEDFGYYSQKYPSTFYRFGVAHNDKETGNLHTPQFNLNEDSLKTAAGLMAFLGFKFMTK; this is translated from the coding sequence ATGAAAACAAAAATTCAGAGTCTGACCCAACACTATATTAACGATATTATTGCCATCAGAAGGCACCTTCATTCAAACCCTGAGCTATCGTTTGAAGAACACAAAACATCAGCTTATATTAAAAATCAATTAGTTAAAATGAATATTCCGTTTCAGGATGGTTTTGTTAAGACAGGTATTTTAGGCCGAATCGAAGGTAAAAACCCAGGTAAACGTACCATTGCCCTTCGGGCTGATATGGATGCGCTACCCATACAAGAATCAACAGAACTGGAATTTACATCGCGCAATGAAGGAATAATGCATGCCTGTGGTCACGATGCTCATACAGCTGCTTTATTAGGCGCTGCCATGATCTTAAAAGATCTGAAAAACGAGTTTGAGGGAACTATTTTACTCATTTTTCAACCCGCTGAAGAGGTCTTTCCTGGAGGTGCTAAATTAATGATGGAAGAAGGTTTATTCAATGACTATGAACCAGAAGTAATTATTGGTCAACATGTATTGCCTAGCATGCAAACCGGACATGCCGGATTTAAAAGTGGTATGTACATGGCTTCAGGCGATGAAGTATATTTAACTATAAAAGGGAAAGGTGGCCATGCAGCGATGCCTCATGCTTTAACTGATAATGTTTTAATTGCCTCACACATTATTGTTGCTTTACAACAAATTGTGAGTCGCATTGTACCAGCAAAAATCCCTACTGTTCTTTCCTTTGGTAAAGTAATTGCCAATGGCGCTACTAATATAATCCCCGAAAAAGTTGAAATTGCTGGAACATTACGCACAATGAATGAAGAATGGCGAGCTATTATAAAAGAAAAGATTAGAGAAATTGCCCAAAGTACCGCACAATGTATGGGCGCCCAATGCGAAGTGGATATTAAAGATGGTTATCCAGTAGTACACAATACCGAAGATATTACTCAACAAGCTATTGAATTTTCGAATGAATATTTAGGAAAAGAAAATACTGAGCTGATGGACATTCGCATGACAGCAGAAGACTTTGGTTATTACTCACAAAAATATCCTTCAACATTCTACCGGTTTGGAGTAGCTCATAACGATAAAGAAACAGGTAATTTGCACACTCCTCAGTTTAATTTAAATGAAGATTCGTTGAAAACAGCTGCTGGTTTAATGGCTTTCTTAGGTTTTAAGTTTATGACAAAATAG
- a CDS encoding gliding motility protein GldB, which produces MQPFIKKPLIYIFFSLILTSCGNGIKTPDVSDIDVSINTHLFFKDLFEGGSDKVEEKTEMLKAKYGTYFYAYSQKVIAIGNPDYPDYPSRLKAFLEYEANQEVYEKCKAQYSDVDDIKKEAEQAFKYYKYYFPKAHIPDLYFHISGFNRFVAVDSGWVSVSVEKYLGEDCEFYNWLNEPQYMRKRMVREKIVPDVMKAMLMTSFSGDMKNTDVISSMVEQGRLLYVLHHMVPKIKETLLFDMSKEELKWCEQNEVAIWATMVERKDLYNTDRMVIQKYTGDSPFTYYFGQESPGRAAVYLGYQIIDAFMKNNPELALSNLMKEEDGHMIFQKSKYRP; this is translated from the coding sequence ATGCAACCTTTCATTAAAAAACCTCTGATTTATATCTTTTTTTCTTTAATACTTACTTCGTGTGGTAATGGTATAAAAACACCTGATGTGAGTGATATTGATGTATCTATAAATACTCATTTATTTTTCAAAGATTTATTTGAAGGAGGATCGGATAAAGTAGAAGAAAAGACTGAAATGCTTAAAGCTAAGTATGGTACTTATTTTTATGCTTATAGTCAAAAGGTGATTGCCATTGGTAATCCTGATTATCCGGATTATCCATCACGGTTAAAAGCTTTTTTAGAGTATGAAGCCAATCAGGAAGTTTATGAAAAATGTAAGGCGCAATACAGCGATGTTGACGATATTAAGAAAGAAGCCGAGCAAGCATTTAAATATTATAAGTATTATTTTCCGAAGGCACATATTCCAGATTTATATTTTCATATTTCGGGATTTAATCGTTTTGTGGCTGTTGATTCAGGATGGGTTTCGGTTAGCGTTGAAAAATACCTCGGTGAGGATTGTGAGTTTTACAACTGGTTGAACGAACCTCAATATATGCGTAAAAGAATGGTGCGCGAAAAAATTGTACCTGATGTTATGAAAGCTATGTTAATGACTTCTTTTTCGGGCGATATGAAAAATACTGATGTAATAAGCAGCATGGTTGAGCAAGGGCGATTGTTATATGTATTGCATCATATGGTGCCTAAAATAAAAGAAACGTTATTGTTTGATATGTCGAAAGAAGAGCTGAAATGGTGCGAACAAAATGAAGTAGCTATATGGGCAACAATGGTGGAACGAAAAGATTTGTACAATACCGATAGAATGGTGATTCAAAAATACACAGGCGATAGTCCGTTTACCTATTATTTTGGACAAGAATCGCCAGGAAGAGCAGCTGTTTATCTTGGATATCAAATTATAGATGCATTTATGAAAAATAATCCTGAACTTGCATTAAGTAATTTAATGAAAGAGGAAGATGGTCATATGATTTTTCAGAAATCGAAATACCGTCCATAA
- a CDS encoding DUF1573 domain-containing protein: MKKILLILAVAVAGMTSAVAQHAKANLDFNETVHDFGEIQESDGKVECVFAFNNSGGQPMVLHNVKASCGCTTPEWTKTPIPPGGKGEVKATFDPRNRPGNFNKTITVQSNAQNGTVVLRITGKVLPREKTMEDIYPRNMDQIRLESSHMAFTKMTPDQKKTEQLKIISTSTEPLKLTFTNVPKHVTIKSEPEVLQPNQAGVIIATYDAAIKNDWGFVTDNVFINFNGVKDYKHRLTLSASIEEDFDSWSEEKIAKAAVVSFEEKTWNFGEINQGDKVKHSFLVKNDGKSELVIRKVKASCGCTAIKPEKTVLAPGESAAIVAEFNSSGKSGRQNKSVTVVTNDPKTTTALLRITGNVTVK, translated from the coding sequence ATGAAGAAGATCTTATTGATATTAGCAGTAGCTGTTGCAGGTATGACATCAGCTGTTGCTCAGCATGCAAAAGCAAATTTGGATTTTAATGAAACCGTTCACGATTTTGGTGAAATTCAGGAATCGGATGGAAAAGTTGAATGTGTTTTTGCGTTTAATAATTCGGGTGGGCAGCCAATGGTACTGCATAATGTAAAGGCCTCTTGTGGTTGTACAACTCCAGAATGGACAAAAACTCCAATTCCTCCGGGAGGTAAAGGAGAAGTTAAAGCAACTTTCGATCCTCGTAATCGTCCTGGTAATTTTAATAAAACCATTACAGTTCAGTCAAACGCTCAAAATGGAACCGTTGTTTTACGTATTACAGGTAAAGTACTTCCTCGCGAAAAAACCATGGAAGATATTTATCCTCGTAACATGGACCAGATTCGTTTAGAATCATCACATATGGCTTTTACTAAAATGACTCCAGATCAGAAGAAAACTGAACAGCTTAAAATTATTAGTACATCAACTGAGCCTTTGAAATTAACTTTTACTAATGTGCCAAAGCATGTTACTATTAAATCTGAGCCGGAAGTATTGCAGCCAAATCAAGCAGGTGTTATTATTGCAACATATGATGCCGCAATCAAAAACGACTGGGGCTTTGTTACCGATAATGTATTTATTAATTTTAATGGGGTTAAAGATTACAAACATCGTCTAACTTTAAGTGCATCGATTGAAGAAGATTTTGATAGCTGGAGTGAAGAAAAAATAGCTAAGGCTGCAGTTGTATCTTTCGAAGAAAAAACATGGAACTTTGGTGAAATCAACCAAGGTGATAAAGTTAAACATAGCTTTTTGGTTAAAAACGATGGAAAAAGTGAGTTGGTAATTCGTAAAGTAAAAGCATCGTGTGGTTGTACTGCTATCAAACCTGAAAAAACAGTTTTAGCACCAGGTGAATCTGCTGCAATTGTTGCTGAATTTAATTCATCAGGAAAAAGTGGAAGACAAAATAAATCGGTTACTGTGGTAACAAACGATCCTAAAACAACAACAGCGTTGTTGCGCATAACAGGAAATGTAACTGTTAAGTAA
- a CDS encoding 5-formyltetrahydrofolate cyclo-ligase, whose amino-acid sequence MIEKKELRKKINQLKKSFSTEEAQKQSDQIYSVLINSVEYKNARKVLFYWSMSDEIPTHEFILSEYQNKQIYLPVIKGDDLEIVLFTGEDCLVPGPKYGIPEPTGVALKDESCIDLVVVPGVAFDKNGNRMGRGAGYYDRILKRVPKAGKIAMAYSFQVVEVVPVEPHDIKMDKIIFPK is encoded by the coding sequence ATGATTGAGAAAAAGGAACTTCGAAAAAAAATAAATCAGCTTAAAAAATCATTTTCAACAGAAGAAGCGCAAAAGCAATCAGATCAAATATACAGTGTGTTGATTAATTCTGTTGAATATAAAAATGCGCGGAAAGTATTATTTTATTGGTCGATGAGTGATGAGATTCCAACGCATGAATTTATCCTTTCTGAGTATCAAAATAAACAAATTTATTTGCCTGTAATAAAAGGTGATGATTTAGAAATAGTATTATTTACCGGTGAAGATTGTTTGGTTCCCGGACCTAAGTATGGAATTCCTGAACCAACAGGTGTTGCACTAAAAGATGAAAGCTGTATTGATTTGGTAGTTGTGCCGGGTGTTGCCTTTGATAAAAATGGAAACAGAATGGGAAGAGGAGCCGGCTACTACGATCGTATTTTAAAGCGGGTGCCGAAGGCAGGTAAAATAGCAATGGCCTATTCTTTTCAGGTAGTTGAAGTGGTACCTGTTGAGCCGCACGATATAAAAATGGATAAAATAATTTTTCCAAAATAA
- a CDS encoding TlpA disulfide reductase family protein, with translation MKNWMLAILSVALLASCQPKKYQITGTLEGVAAENVILKNIRKGRPVSMDTVKVVDGTFTFNGSVDAPEFALIFIEGKQQPIQFFIENSNITISGDVNDIANIEVKGSSLTDLLKSFEDGMPSNDRMKQLQQEYMQAQMAKDQDKMQMISEEAKNIMGEQEAYVKKFLSDNTNNALGAFMAMQMGAQMPLDEFKPIFEKLEAAMPEHAYVIELKEMIEAKEKREASLAATKVGAVAPDFTLKTKDGKEVSLSSFKGKYVLVDFWASWCQPCRQENPNVVKAYQQYNAKGFEVFSVSVDDNEEKWLEAVEADGLTWTQVRDSEKEVGKLYAIQSIPTTLLLDKEGKIIAKNLRGKALDDKLAELLN, from the coding sequence ATGAAAAATTGGATGTTAGCAATCTTAAGTGTTGCTTTATTGGCTTCCTGCCAACCGAAAAAATATCAGATTACAGGAACGCTTGAGGGTGTTGCAGCTGAAAATGTGATATTAAAAAATATACGTAAAGGTCGTCCTGTGTCAATGGATACTGTAAAAGTTGTTGATGGAACCTTTACTTTTAATGGTTCTGTTGATGCTCCTGAATTTGCTTTAATCTTCATTGAAGGAAAACAACAACCTATACAATTCTTTATCGAAAATTCAAATATCACAATTTCTGGTGATGTAAACGATATTGCTAATATCGAAGTTAAAGGATCATCTTTAACAGATTTGTTGAAGTCATTTGAAGATGGGATGCCTAGCAATGATCGAATGAAGCAATTGCAACAAGAGTACATGCAAGCTCAAATGGCAAAAGATCAGGATAAAATGCAAATGATTAGCGAAGAAGCTAAGAATATCATGGGAGAGCAAGAAGCGTATGTTAAGAAATTTTTGAGCGACAATACCAATAATGCTTTGGGTGCTTTTATGGCAATGCAAATGGGTGCTCAAATGCCTTTAGATGAGTTTAAACCTATCTTCGAAAAATTAGAAGCTGCTATGCCTGAACATGCTTATGTAATTGAGTTAAAGGAAATGATTGAAGCAAAAGAAAAACGCGAAGCTAGTTTGGCTGCTACCAAAGTAGGTGCTGTTGCTCCTGATTTTACTTTAAAAACAAAAGATGGTAAAGAAGTAAGCTTAAGCAGTTTCAAAGGAAAGTATGTATTGGTTGATTTTTGGGCAAGCTGGTGTCAGCCATGTCGTCAGGAAAATCCAAATGTTGTTAAAGCATACCAACAATATAATGCCAAAGGTTTTGAAGTTTTTAGTGTTTCGGTTGACGATAACGAAGAAAAATGGTTAGAGGCTGTTGAGGCTGATGGTTTGACTTGGACACAAGTAAGAGATAGTGAAAAAGAGGTAGGTAAACTTTATGCTATTCAAAGTATCCCAACTACTTTATTACTTGACAAAGAAGGTAAAATTATTGCAAAAAACCTTAGAGGTAAAGCTTTAGATGATAAATTGGCTGAATTGTTAAACTAA